The nucleotide sequence GCGGGAGAGCCCGCCGGGTAGAGGCTTAAACCGCTTCGGAGCCGGATTCGCCGGTACGGATACGGATAATCTTTTCGACATCGCTGATGAAGATCTTGCCGTCACCGATCTTGCCGGTGCGTGCCGCTTCGACGATCGTGTCGACGACCTGGTCGACCGATGCCGCCTCGACGACCATCTCCATTTTGACTTTCGGCAGGAAGTCAACGACGTACTCCGCACCGCGGTAGAGCTCGCTGTGCCCTTTCTGG is from Sulfurimonas sp. HSL-1656 and encodes:
- a CDS encoding P-II family nitrogen regulator, with the translated sequence MKKVEAIIKPFKLEDVKDALAEIGITGMTVSEVKGYGRQKGHSELYRGAEYVVDFLPKVKMEMVVEAASVDQVVDTIVEAARTGKIGDGKIFISDVEKIIRIRTGESGSEAV